The following coding sequences are from one Paenarthrobacter ureafaciens window:
- the dhaL gene encoding dihydroxyacetone kinase subunit DhaL — MGLGVDWAVKWLNLSAEAMAEHRVELIELDRAIGDADHGENMDRGFQAVLQKLNESPPETAGAALKAAAMALMSKVGGAAGPLYGTAYLRAATSLGDASELDAGAVASALAAARDGVVARGKAELGDKTMVDAWTPAVEAAQKAADNGDDALSALQAAAEAAETGAVATDPLVARKGRASYLGERSAGHRDPGAASTALLLRAAATAADGASGGTGG; from the coding sequence GTGGGGTTGGGTGTTGATTGGGCTGTGAAGTGGCTGAATCTCTCAGCTGAGGCCATGGCCGAACATCGTGTGGAACTGATTGAACTTGACCGGGCAATCGGGGACGCGGACCACGGCGAAAATATGGACCGCGGCTTCCAGGCAGTCCTGCAGAAACTCAACGAGTCACCACCGGAAACGGCCGGGGCAGCGTTGAAGGCTGCGGCCATGGCGCTGATGTCCAAGGTGGGCGGCGCCGCAGGGCCGCTTTACGGGACTGCCTACCTCCGTGCCGCCACCTCGCTGGGGGATGCGTCCGAGCTCGACGCCGGAGCAGTGGCGTCCGCCTTGGCGGCTGCCCGTGACGGAGTGGTGGCGCGCGGAAAGGCCGAATTGGGTGACAAGACCATGGTGGACGCCTGGACGCCGGCCGTGGAAGCAGCCCAAAAGGCTGCGGACAACGGCGACGACGCGTTGTCCGCCCTGCAGGCGGCCGCAGAGGCTGCGGAAACAGGTGCCGTGGCAACCGACCCGCTCGTCGCCCGCAAAGGCCGGGCCAGCTACCTGGGTGAACGCAGCGCAGGACACCGGGACCCGGGGGCTGCGTCCACGGCGCTTTTGCTCCGGGCGGCTGCGACGGCGGCGGACGGCGCATCCGGCGGTACCGGCGGATGA
- the dhaM gene encoding dihydroxyacetone kinase phosphoryl donor subunit DhaM has protein sequence MTVGIVVVSHSSKIAEGAVELATQMASDVGLVAAGGTDDGRIGTSFEKVLAAVEQSLAEAAGDGVVVLTDLGSAVMTAESVKEFASEPDAVHLADAPLVEGLVAAAVAAQGGAGVEEVRKAAEAAGGAVAAPEAAGVQEPDVTADFELINPLGMHARPAAKIAGGLSGMDAEVTINGADGASIMELMTLAAGQGATLHVEARGEDAQKAVDYVRGLVADGFGEL, from the coding sequence ATGACGGTTGGGATCGTGGTCGTCTCGCACAGCAGCAAGATCGCTGAGGGTGCGGTTGAGCTGGCCACCCAGATGGCGTCCGACGTCGGACTCGTCGCCGCCGGGGGAACTGACGACGGGCGGATCGGCACCAGCTTCGAGAAGGTGCTGGCCGCCGTCGAGCAGTCCCTTGCCGAAGCCGCAGGCGACGGCGTGGTGGTGCTGACGGATCTGGGTTCGGCGGTGATGACCGCGGAGTCGGTGAAGGAGTTTGCCAGCGAACCGGACGCGGTGCACCTGGCTGACGCGCCCCTTGTCGAGGGACTCGTTGCCGCGGCCGTCGCTGCCCAGGGCGGTGCCGGCGTCGAGGAGGTGCGGAAGGCCGCTGAAGCGGCCGGGGGTGCCGTCGCTGCGCCGGAGGCAGCGGGAGTGCAGGAACCGGACGTAACGGCCGATTTTGAGCTCATCAATCCGCTGGGAATGCACGCCCGGCCTGCTGCGAAGATCGCCGGAGGACTTTCCGGGATGGACGCAGAGGTGACCATCAACGGCGCCGATGGAGCATCGATCATGGAACTCATGACCCTGGCTGCAGGGCAGGGTGCCACGCTCCATGTTGAGGCGCGCGGCGAGGATGCGCAGAAGGCCGTTGACTACGTCCGTGGCTTGGTGGCGGACGGATTCGGCGAACTCTAA
- a CDS encoding CsbD family protein: MGADDKMENAGDKIAGKAKEAAGKLTDNERLEAEGKGDQVKSDLKGAGEKVKDAFKKD, encoded by the coding sequence ATGGGTGCCGATGACAAGATGGAGAACGCTGGCGACAAGATCGCAGGCAAGGCAAAAGAAGCCGCCGGTAAGCTGACCGACAACGAGCGCCTCGAAGCCGAAGGCAAGGGTGATCAGGTCAAGAGCGACCTCAAGGGCGCCGGCGAGAAGGTAAAAGACGCCTTCAAGAAGGACTAA
- a CDS encoding DUF4235 domain-containing protein — MNFLVKLFGLVISLGAGALANKTLEGLWEKKTGRPAPKDGTDLDDALPGVLVFAVASAAVGAVVHVLTQRGTKSAIERMKKTADEV; from the coding sequence GTGAACTTTCTGGTTAAACTTTTCGGCCTGGTGATCAGCCTCGGAGCCGGTGCGCTTGCGAACAAAACCCTTGAGGGACTTTGGGAGAAGAAAACGGGCAGGCCTGCTCCCAAGGACGGAACCGACCTGGACGATGCACTTCCGGGCGTTCTTGTTTTTGCCGTCGCCTCCGCCGCAGTAGGAGCCGTGGTCCACGTCCTTACCCAGCGAGGTACCAAGAGCGCTATTGAGCGCATGAAGAAAACCGCAGATGAGGTCTAG
- a CDS encoding VOC family protein produces the protein MAIAKHPSVVIDCPDARALANFYGELLGWEVSNEEGDWMDIRPADGSNCISFQQVDVYQAPVWPGQTIPQQMHFDVVVEDLDEAEKAVLALGASKADHQPGETFRVFLDPAGHPFCLCLS, from the coding sequence ATGGCTATAGCGAAGCATCCCAGTGTTGTTATCGATTGCCCGGACGCGCGCGCCCTGGCCAACTTCTATGGCGAGCTGCTGGGTTGGGAAGTGTCCAACGAAGAGGGCGACTGGATGGACATCCGTCCCGCCGACGGCAGCAACTGTATTTCCTTCCAGCAAGTAGACGTCTACCAGGCACCGGTGTGGCCCGGCCAGACCATTCCGCAGCAGATGCACTTCGATGTGGTGGTGGAGGATCTCGACGAGGCTGAAAAAGCCGTCCTGGCGCTGGGAGCCAGCAAGGCCGACCATCAACCGGGCGAGACGTTCCGGGTGTTCCTCGATCCGGCCGGGCATCCGTTCTGCCTCTGCCTCTCCTAG
- a CDS encoding SDR family NAD(P)-dependent oxidoreductase: METSDNPLALVTGASSGIGYELAKQFLSNGFDTIMVADGEDIRSAAESLAGLGGTPTPLQIDLAERSGSGTLQTAVSAFGKPLEAAAINAGIGVGGPFIETDLAQELRIIDLNVAAAVSIAKWVARDMAARSSGRILFTSSIIARTPAPFQAIYGASKSFVQSFGQALRNELKDTGVSVTTLLPGQRRRRSSRRQASWTPKWEAKRRTTRRRWRSKVSGPS; this comes from the coding sequence ATGGAAACCAGCGACAATCCCCTGGCCTTGGTCACAGGAGCTTCCTCCGGCATCGGCTACGAGCTTGCGAAACAGTTCCTCAGCAACGGCTTCGACACCATCATGGTGGCCGACGGAGAGGACATCCGCAGCGCGGCCGAAAGCCTGGCTGGCTTGGGCGGAACACCGACTCCGCTTCAGATAGACCTGGCCGAGAGGTCCGGTTCCGGAACCCTGCAGACGGCGGTCAGTGCGTTCGGCAAACCCCTCGAAGCCGCTGCCATCAACGCCGGCATCGGCGTCGGCGGGCCCTTCATCGAGACGGACCTCGCCCAGGAGCTGAGGATCATCGACCTCAATGTCGCCGCCGCCGTCAGCATCGCGAAGTGGGTGGCCAGGGACATGGCCGCCCGCAGCAGCGGCCGGATCCTGTTCACGTCGTCGATCATTGCCCGCACACCCGCGCCCTTCCAAGCGATCTACGGGGCTTCCAAGTCGTTCGTTCAATCCTTCGGACAGGCGCTGCGAAATGAACTGAAGGACACAGGCGTCAGCGTCACAACGCTCCTGCCGGGCCAACGGAGACGCCGTTCTTCGAGAAGGCAGGCCTCCTGGACACCAAAGTGGGAAGCGAAGAGAAGGACGACGCGGCGCAGGTGGCGGAGCAAGGTTTCAGGGCCCTCATGA
- a CDS encoding amino acid transporter has translation MTTLSRPPADPSALRPKGGEALKNWLLFGLQDSKGLHQGPGAVGDAHTRKHAWWQVMCLTGVDYFSTLGYQPAIAALAAGVISPLATLVLVAVTLLGALPVYRRVAGESHRGEGSIAMLERLLPRWRGKLLVLVLLGFAATDFMITMTLSAADATAHLIENPVVPGWLHGQNVLITLFLLALLGAVFLRGFREAIGVAVVLVALYLALNAVVVAVTLVQVFTHPLAVNGWWNTLVTSHGNPLMAVAVALVVFPKLALGLSGFETGVAVMPQVRGDARDSEANPAGRIRGTRRMLTSAALIMSGFLLTTSFITVVLIPEHEFQAGGEANGRAMAYLAHEYLGTGFGSVYDISTIAILWFAGASAMAGLLNLVPRYLPRYGMAPDWAKAVRPLVLVFTFVAFFITVIFDADVDAQGGAYATGVLVLMTSAAVAVTLSARRKQQPKRTVGFGAIAAVFIYTTITNVIERPEGIRIAAIFILGIVVISLLSRVRRSFELHATRVHLDEQALEFMSTTWEGPIALIAHEPLRVSAAAYRDKLASAIEVSHLPLAHDPLFLEVIVDDSSDFETELHVRGVTRHGYKILEVHGPVVPNTIASVLLHIRDATGLMPHIYFRWTEGNPLTNLFRFLVLGEGEIAPVTREVLREAVPDVSKRPWVHVG, from the coding sequence ATGACCACGTTGAGCAGGCCCCCGGCAGATCCGTCTGCACTCCGCCCAAAAGGCGGGGAGGCCCTGAAGAACTGGCTGCTGTTCGGGCTGCAGGACAGTAAAGGCCTCCACCAGGGCCCGGGTGCTGTGGGCGATGCCCATACCAGGAAGCATGCGTGGTGGCAGGTCATGTGCCTGACGGGTGTGGACTACTTCTCTACCTTGGGCTACCAGCCGGCCATCGCTGCCCTCGCTGCCGGCGTCATCTCGCCGCTGGCTACCTTGGTGCTGGTCGCCGTGACACTTCTCGGTGCCCTGCCGGTCTACCGGCGCGTGGCCGGTGAAAGCCACCGGGGCGAAGGGTCCATCGCCATGCTCGAACGTTTGCTGCCCCGCTGGCGCGGCAAGCTACTGGTCCTGGTCCTGCTTGGCTTCGCCGCAACAGACTTCATGATCACCATGACGCTTTCCGCTGCCGACGCCACTGCGCACCTGATTGAGAATCCTGTTGTTCCCGGCTGGTTGCACGGGCAGAACGTGCTGATCACCCTGTTCCTGCTGGCACTCCTGGGCGCTGTTTTCCTGCGGGGATTCAGGGAAGCAATCGGGGTCGCCGTCGTTCTGGTTGCCTTGTATCTTGCACTCAATGCCGTGGTGGTGGCCGTGACCCTGGTCCAGGTCTTCACGCATCCGCTGGCCGTCAACGGTTGGTGGAACACCTTGGTGACCTCCCATGGGAACCCGCTCATGGCCGTGGCGGTCGCGTTGGTTGTTTTCCCGAAACTGGCCCTTGGCCTGTCCGGATTCGAAACCGGCGTTGCGGTGATGCCCCAGGTCCGCGGCGATGCCAGGGACTCCGAAGCCAACCCGGCAGGCCGCATCAGGGGAACCCGGCGCATGCTCACCAGTGCCGCGCTGATCATGAGCGGCTTTCTCCTCACCACCAGCTTCATCACCGTGGTCCTCATCCCGGAGCACGAATTCCAAGCAGGAGGAGAGGCGAACGGCCGCGCCATGGCCTACCTCGCCCACGAGTACCTGGGGACCGGTTTCGGCAGCGTCTACGACATCAGCACCATCGCGATCCTGTGGTTCGCCGGCGCCTCCGCCATGGCCGGTCTGCTGAACCTGGTACCGAGGTACCTTCCCCGGTACGGCATGGCCCCGGACTGGGCAAAAGCCGTCCGACCGTTGGTGCTCGTTTTCACGTTCGTGGCGTTCTTCATCACGGTCATCTTCGACGCCGACGTCGACGCCCAGGGCGGTGCCTACGCCACCGGCGTCCTGGTCCTCATGACCTCCGCCGCCGTCGCCGTCACGCTGTCGGCCCGTCGGAAGCAACAACCCAAACGAACCGTGGGCTTTGGTGCCATCGCCGCTGTTTTCATCTACACCACCATCACCAATGTCATTGAGCGCCCGGAGGGCATCAGGATCGCGGCAATCTTCATCCTGGGCATCGTGGTGATTTCCCTGCTCTCCCGCGTCCGGCGCTCTTTTGAACTTCATGCCACCCGGGTTCACCTCGACGAGCAGGCACTGGAGTTCATGTCCACCACCTGGGAAGGCCCCATCGCCCTCATCGCCCACGAGCCGCTGCGTGTTTCTGCTGCGGCCTACCGGGATAAGCTCGCTTCGGCCATCGAGGTGAGCCACCTTCCCCTCGCTCACGATCCCCTCTTCCTCGAAGTGATCGTGGACGATTCATCCGATTTCGAAACAGAACTCCACGTTCGCGGCGTCACCCGCCACGGCTACAAGATCCTCGAAGTCCATGGCCCGGTGGTTCCAAACACCATTGCCTCCGTCCTTCTCCACATCAGGGACGCCACCGGGCTCATGCCGCACATTTACTTCCGTTGGACCGAAGGCAATCCCTTGACGAATCTCTTCAGGTTCCTGGTCCTCGGCGAGGGCGAAATTGCACCCGTTACCCGGGAAGTCCTTCGCGAAGCAGTTCCCGATGTCAGCAAGCGCCCGTGGGTCCACGTCGGCTGA
- a CDS encoding response regulator, which translates to MRTVLVVDDEPQLLRALQINLQAEGYRVLTALDGLSALNHAETSAPDVIVLDLGLPDINGVDVIARIRRTSITPIIVLSARHGSVDKVRALDAGADDYVTKPFGLDELLARLRVAGRRLAPDVGAHGPTVDVGDFEVDLANRKVLRNGAAVRLTPREWAILELLVRNPGKLITQQQMLAKVWGPGYADETHYLRVYMGQLRRKLESDPARPKHLLTEAGMGYRFEP; encoded by the coding sequence GTGAGGACCGTTCTGGTGGTGGATGACGAACCGCAACTCCTTCGGGCCCTGCAAATCAACCTGCAGGCAGAGGGCTACCGGGTGTTGACGGCGTTGGACGGACTGTCAGCTTTGAACCACGCCGAAACCAGCGCGCCCGATGTCATCGTCCTGGATCTCGGGCTGCCGGACATCAACGGCGTGGACGTCATCGCCAGGATCCGCCGCACCAGCATCACGCCGATCATTGTCCTTTCAGCCCGCCACGGGTCCGTCGACAAGGTGCGGGCGCTGGATGCCGGTGCCGACGACTACGTCACGAAGCCGTTCGGACTCGATGAGCTTCTGGCGCGGCTCCGCGTCGCCGGGCGCCGTTTGGCCCCCGACGTCGGGGCGCACGGCCCGACGGTCGACGTCGGGGATTTTGAGGTCGACCTGGCCAACCGGAAGGTGCTTCGGAACGGAGCCGCGGTCCGTTTGACGCCCCGGGAGTGGGCGATCCTTGAACTGCTGGTGCGGAACCCCGGCAAGCTCATCACCCAACAGCAGATGCTGGCGAAAGTGTGGGGGCCGGGCTATGCCGACGAGACCCATTATCTGCGCGTCTACATGGGGCAGCTGCGCCGGAAGCTTGAGAGCGACCCGGCCCGGCCCAAACATCTGCTCACCGAGGCCGGGATGGGGTACCGCTTCGAGCCCTGA
- a CDS encoding DUF4118 domain-containing protein has protein sequence MARGTLRVFLGSAPGVGKTFAMLQEARQLAALGRDVVVGIIDDHGRNDIQGLVLGLEAIGHRQGDLSGGPDPEWDVDAVVSRHPDIVVVDDIAHSNSPGSRFAHRWQDIELLLASGIDVLSTASIQHLASLSDVVSSITGQPPTETIPDDIVRRADHIELVDIAPELLQERLLAGNIYPQDMVDAALANEFRLGNLTALREIALIWLADRVDEGLAEYRANEGITATWPARERVVVALGNGPDDEALIRRAFRILSRINGGDLLAVHVARPGENPTADSRLLVEQRRLVEELGGSYHTLVGKDVAKSLLEFARSVNATQIVVGVPHRRLPGRVLGGNVGYRVVSGSGDIDVHMVSRSAGPRTLPQLPSGSLGRTRTIAGFILAFLLPALSTAVLAVVPDLNLATHVLIHLTGVVTVAFVGGLWPAVLAALLDSLLLNYFETEPVGTLGISNPQNFFALLVFLCAAVSVSLLVDISTRRTREAARAQAEAGTLAGLARDALISDDSVETFLGKTRETFQVQSAGLFTRPSDANDRPWQLQAFSGSRPPSPDAATPGTDAVELADPHTALVLSGRTLTASDRRLLSAHGAHLLLLRQRELLHNRLRSTRKLAEGNSIRTSILRAVSHDLRTPLAGIKLAVTALQRQKGRLPQALETEMLDTIDSYADRLDSLIARLLDMSRISSGSATPLSAPVTWRDAIEDALRGLPSGGIRVELAPNMPVIEADIGMLERVIANIVENALKYAPGSDVVIVGASGAAGVAMVNGRPCGELRIVDHGQGVAEGGVVAMFQPFQRLDDAPEGSGIGLGLAVAKGFTEAMGGELIAQPTPGGGLTMVIRLPLSTGPGSSGPGSTGPSKRAVGSAS, from the coding sequence GTGGCAAGAGGTACTCTTCGCGTTTTTCTGGGCTCGGCGCCTGGTGTGGGCAAGACTTTCGCCATGCTCCAGGAAGCCCGTCAGCTTGCGGCGCTGGGCCGGGATGTTGTTGTCGGCATCATCGATGATCACGGGAGGAACGACATCCAGGGCCTCGTCTTGGGTCTCGAGGCCATCGGGCACCGCCAAGGCGACCTTTCCGGCGGCCCGGATCCGGAATGGGATGTGGACGCAGTGGTAAGCCGGCACCCGGACATTGTTGTTGTGGACGACATCGCCCATTCCAACTCCCCCGGGAGCCGGTTCGCGCATAGGTGGCAGGACATCGAACTGCTGCTCGCGTCCGGGATTGATGTGCTGTCGACCGCCAGTATCCAGCACTTGGCTTCGCTGAGCGACGTCGTCTCCTCAATAACTGGACAACCGCCAACGGAAACCATTCCGGATGACATTGTGCGCCGCGCGGACCACATTGAACTCGTTGATATTGCGCCGGAGCTACTCCAGGAACGGCTGTTGGCCGGGAACATCTACCCGCAGGACATGGTGGACGCTGCCCTAGCCAATGAATTCCGGCTTGGCAACCTCACTGCTCTTCGCGAGATCGCCTTGATCTGGCTGGCGGACAGGGTGGACGAGGGATTGGCTGAATACCGGGCCAATGAAGGCATCACTGCGACGTGGCCTGCCCGCGAGCGCGTTGTGGTGGCGCTAGGCAACGGCCCGGACGACGAGGCGTTGATCCGGCGGGCTTTCCGTATCCTGTCCCGGATCAATGGCGGGGACTTGCTGGCTGTCCATGTAGCCCGCCCCGGAGAGAACCCGACGGCGGACTCCCGCTTGTTGGTTGAGCAGCGCCGGCTGGTTGAGGAGTTGGGCGGCAGCTATCACACGCTTGTCGGAAAGGACGTTGCAAAGTCCTTGCTGGAGTTTGCCCGGAGCGTGAATGCTACGCAGATTGTGGTGGGCGTACCGCACCGCCGGCTCCCCGGCCGTGTGTTGGGCGGCAACGTGGGCTACAGGGTCGTGAGCGGATCGGGAGATATTGACGTTCACATGGTCTCCCGTTCGGCCGGGCCGAGGACCCTCCCGCAGCTCCCGTCCGGCTCATTGGGGCGGACCAGGACAATCGCGGGATTCATCCTGGCGTTCCTCCTGCCGGCCCTGAGTACCGCTGTGTTGGCAGTTGTCCCCGATCTGAACCTCGCCACGCACGTACTCATCCACTTGACCGGGGTAGTGACCGTAGCGTTCGTTGGTGGCCTGTGGCCGGCAGTGCTGGCAGCCCTTCTGGATTCGTTGCTGTTGAATTACTTCGAGACGGAGCCGGTAGGGACGCTGGGCATCAGCAACCCCCAGAACTTCTTTGCGTTGCTGGTATTCCTCTGCGCAGCAGTATCGGTGTCACTGCTCGTGGACATCTCGACGCGAAGGACCCGTGAAGCCGCCCGGGCCCAAGCCGAGGCCGGGACCCTGGCCGGCTTGGCCAGGGACGCCTTGATATCGGACGATTCCGTGGAAACCTTCCTCGGCAAGACCCGGGAGACCTTCCAGGTGCAATCTGCAGGCCTTTTCACCAGGCCGTCCGATGCGAACGACCGGCCCTGGCAGCTGCAAGCCTTTTCCGGAAGCAGGCCACCCTCACCGGACGCAGCAACGCCAGGTACTGACGCCGTCGAGCTGGCTGATCCCCATACTGCGCTGGTGCTGTCCGGCCGGACCTTAACGGCGAGCGACCGGCGGCTCCTGTCCGCCCACGGCGCCCATCTTCTCCTGCTGCGCCAGCGGGAGCTGCTTCACAACCGGCTCAGAAGCACCAGGAAACTGGCTGAGGGCAACAGCATCCGCACGTCCATCCTGCGGGCCGTCAGCCACGACCTGCGGACTCCCCTGGCCGGCATCAAACTGGCCGTCACGGCCTTGCAGCGGCAAAAAGGGCGGCTGCCCCAAGCCTTGGAGACGGAGATGCTGGACACCATCGATTCCTATGCCGACCGGCTCGACTCACTGATTGCCAGACTGCTGGACATGTCCCGCATATCCAGCGGTTCGGCCACTCCGTTGTCCGCCCCGGTGACGTGGCGCGATGCCATTGAGGACGCCTTGCGGGGCCTGCCTTCAGGAGGGATCCGGGTAGAGCTCGCCCCCAACATGCCGGTGATCGAGGCGGACATCGGCATGCTTGAACGGGTGATAGCCAACATCGTTGAGAACGCGCTGAAATATGCACCCGGGTCCGACGTCGTCATTGTTGGCGCGTCCGGCGCAGCCGGGGTTGCCATGGTGAATGGCCGGCCCTGCGGCGAGCTCCGGATTGTCGATCACGGCCAAGGCGTCGCGGAGGGCGGCGTGGTGGCGATGTTCCAGCCTTTTCAACGGCTCGATGATGCCCCGGAAGGCTCGGGCATAGGTTTGGGTTTGGCTGTGGCGAAAGGCTTCACCGAAGCGATGGGCGGTGAGCTGATTGCCCAGCCGACGCCGGGTGGCGGCCTGACGATGGTGATCCGGTTGCCGCTCTCCACAGGCCCGGGCAGCAGCGGCCCGGGCAGCACCGGCCCGTCCAAGAGGGCCGTGGGGAGCGCATCGTGA
- a CDS encoding A/G-specific adenine glycosylase encodes MTPKNTGHLWLLHEALDQWFDANARDLPWREPDCSPWGILVSEVMLQQTPVVRVLPVWRDWMERWPTPADLAGHPSGDAVRHWGRLGYPRRALRLHAAAVAIRDQHKGAVPDNYAELLGLPGVGSYTAAAVAAFAFGRRETVVDTNIRRVHARLISGQALPAPALTAAEMRLAEALLPEDRGLSVRWNASAMELGAMVCTARNPKCVDCPVRAGCAWLAAGEPPPSYTPKGQAWHGTDRQVRGAVMAVLREAAGPVPREMFEQAPADLGFAPSGVGVPLAALHRLNSAPEQLERALDGLLKDGLAEMHDGGLRLPA; translated from the coding sequence ATGACACCGAAAAATACCGGCCATCTGTGGCTGCTCCACGAGGCTTTGGACCAGTGGTTTGACGCCAATGCCCGCGACCTTCCCTGGCGTGAGCCTGACTGCAGCCCGTGGGGAATCCTGGTCAGCGAAGTCATGCTCCAACAAACCCCTGTGGTCCGCGTGCTCCCTGTCTGGCGCGACTGGATGGAGCGTTGGCCAACTCCCGCGGATCTCGCGGGCCACCCGTCGGGCGACGCCGTCCGCCACTGGGGCCGGCTCGGCTACCCGCGCCGGGCCCTCCGACTGCACGCCGCCGCCGTCGCCATCCGGGACCAGCACAAAGGTGCGGTGCCGGACAACTACGCGGAACTGCTGGGCTTGCCCGGCGTGGGTTCCTACACCGCAGCCGCCGTCGCGGCTTTTGCATTCGGTCGACGGGAAACTGTGGTGGACACCAACATCCGGCGGGTGCATGCCCGCCTCATCTCCGGGCAGGCCCTCCCGGCACCGGCCCTGACGGCGGCGGAAATGCGCCTCGCGGAGGCGCTGCTACCCGAGGACCGTGGGCTGTCCGTCCGCTGGAACGCGTCCGCCATGGAGCTTGGCGCGATGGTTTGCACGGCCCGCAATCCCAAGTGCGTGGACTGCCCGGTCCGCGCCGGCTGCGCGTGGCTCGCGGCAGGTGAGCCGCCGCCGTCGTACACCCCCAAGGGCCAGGCGTGGCACGGCACCGACCGGCAGGTCCGCGGTGCCGTGATGGCCGTCCTCCGCGAAGCCGCGGGTCCCGTTCCGCGCGAGATGTTCGAGCAGGCGCCTGCGGATCTCGGGTTCGCGCCCAGCGGCGTCGGAGTCCCGCTGGCCGCGCTGCACCGGCTCAATTCAGCCCCCGAACAACTTGAGCGCGCCCTGGACGGGCTGTTGAAGGACGGTCTGGCAGAAATGCACGACGGCGGTTTGCGGCTTCCGGCCTAG
- the disA gene encoding DNA integrity scanning diadenylate cyclase DisA, translating into MARSPEESLKATLARVAPGTPLRDGLERILRGRTGALIVLGSDRTIDSICSGGFEIGIEFSPTRLRELAKMDGAIVCDKDASNIIKAAVQLVPDSSIETQESGTRHRTAERVAIQTGVPVISVSQSMQIIALYVNGLRHVLEGSEKVLARANQALATLERYSARLDQVTSSLSALEIEALVTVRDVAVTLQRQEMVRRISEEIAQYVLELGEDGRLLSLQVEELTMGRGPGIDVIIRDYADPDATPEDIEASVQALLNLGPTELIDLSKIAHIIGFAGGVEQLDAVVQPRGYRLLSGLKSVPKAVADRLVDYFGGLQNLMAATIEDLMTVDGIGDQRARTVREGLSRMAEASLLDRFL; encoded by the coding sequence ATGGCCCGGAGCCCGGAAGAATCGCTCAAGGCGACTCTGGCCAGAGTCGCACCCGGAACTCCCCTGCGTGACGGTTTGGAACGCATCCTCCGTGGCCGTACCGGCGCGTTGATCGTACTGGGCTCGGACCGCACCATCGATTCGATCTGCTCGGGCGGGTTTGAGATCGGCATTGAGTTCTCTCCCACCCGCCTCCGTGAGCTCGCCAAGATGGACGGCGCAATCGTCTGTGACAAGGACGCCAGCAACATCATCAAGGCCGCTGTCCAGCTGGTCCCTGATTCCAGCATCGAAACCCAGGAATCAGGCACCAGGCACCGCACGGCCGAGCGCGTGGCCATCCAGACCGGTGTACCGGTCATTTCGGTCAGCCAGTCAATGCAGATCATCGCCCTCTACGTGAACGGTTTGCGCCACGTTCTGGAGGGTTCGGAAAAGGTTCTGGCCCGCGCCAACCAGGCCCTCGCCACGCTGGAACGCTACAGCGCCCGCCTGGACCAGGTCACCAGCTCGCTTTCGGCCCTGGAAATTGAAGCCTTAGTCACGGTCAGGGATGTTGCGGTGACGCTGCAGCGCCAGGAAATGGTCCGCCGGATCTCCGAGGAAATCGCCCAGTACGTGTTGGAACTGGGCGAGGACGGCCGCCTTCTGTCCCTCCAGGTGGAGGAACTCACCATGGGCCGCGGCCCGGGCATCGACGTCATCATCCGCGATTATGCCGATCCGGACGCAACGCCCGAAGACATTGAGGCCTCCGTTCAAGCGCTTCTGAACCTCGGCCCCACCGAACTCATCGACCTCAGCAAGATCGCCCACATCATCGGCTTCGCCGGTGGCGTTGAGCAGCTGGACGCCGTGGTCCAGCCGCGCGGCTACAGGCTTCTGTCCGGTTTGAAGTCCGTTCCCAAGGCCGTGGCCGACAGGTTGGTGGATTACTTCGGCGGCCTCCAGAACCTCATGGCAGCCACCATTGAGGACCTCATGACCGTGGACGGCATCGGAGACCAGCGCGCCCGCACCGTCCGTGAAGGCCTGAGCCGCATGGCAGAGGCAAGCCTGCTGGACAGGTTCCTCTAA